In Paenibacillus sp. FSL R7-0345, a single window of DNA contains:
- the thpR gene encoding RNA 2',3'-cyclic phosphodiesterase yields MENRLTGRDTERLFIAVKLPEEQAELLGQEAAALSARLKFAKWTYPDDYHITLQFLGDTPAAEIPGLLAALEEISAGQKPFKLRLGDFGTFGAQESPRVLWAGISGETEQLQKLQQKIVSATSPLGFKEEKRTYSPHLTIARKYRDERAFSAGLLRDLRSRRDNIENNCSVKDWTVEAFVVYATRMHAIPMYEMIGKMTFF; encoded by the coding sequence ATGGAAAACCGCTTGACTGGCCGTGATACTGAACGTCTCTTTATAGCCGTAAAGCTGCCTGAGGAGCAGGCTGAACTGCTGGGACAGGAAGCCGCAGCCTTGTCCGCCAGGCTGAAGTTCGCCAAATGGACATATCCTGATGATTATCATATTACCCTCCAGTTTCTGGGTGACACCCCGGCTGCCGAAATTCCCGGACTGCTGGCTGCCCTTGAGGAAATTTCTGCCGGACAGAAACCCTTCAAGCTGCGTCTCGGGGACTTCGGAACCTTTGGTGCTCAGGAGTCGCCAAGGGTGCTGTGGGCAGGGATTTCAGGTGAAACAGAGCAGCTGCAGAAGCTGCAGCAAAAAATCGTTTCTGCGACTTCCCCGCTCGGGTTCAAAGAGGAAAAAAGAACCTATTCCCCTCATCTGACCATTGCCCGGAAATACCGGGATGAGCGCGCTTTCAGCGCCGGACTGCTCAGGGATTTGCGAAGCCGGAGAGATAATATAGAGAACAATTGTTCGGTAAAAGACTGGACGGTAGAGGCTTTTGTGGTGTATGCTACTAGAATGCATGCCATTCCTATGTATGAAATGATCGGAAAAATGACATTTTTCTAA
- a CDS encoding cell wall hydrolase encodes MEIFKQNRCIALLVGVILVCFSAISLFSPGVITEGQNTQQLDSIGGAGHAAAAALTDQQQSATAYRISRTVINTPVFYTSAAGLSHYWQDKHKAEWFGPDKLKLAKAAVKQPVQPKATLMKAPPAVQTALKQAAAKGSQTVNKVSTASQHNPPLKLFFSRTKLLSQEQQAEATWSYAVSEEDLLLLQKIVMAEAEGEPYQGKVAVANVVLNRLRSANYPDTIYEVIYQKSQFSPVANGRLKRVTPNEDSIKAVNAALSGVKEVTDDTYFFLSLQLAQDLTVHHSRTYAKTIGNHTFYK; translated from the coding sequence ATGGAGATTTTTAAACAAAACCGCTGTATCGCGCTGCTGGTTGGCGTAATTCTAGTGTGTTTCTCAGCGATAAGCCTGTTTAGCCCCGGCGTGATTACAGAAGGACAGAATACACAGCAACTGGATTCAATAGGCGGAGCAGGCCATGCCGCAGCCGCAGCATTAACAGATCAGCAGCAATCGGCTACCGCATATAGGATAAGCAGGACCGTTATAAATACCCCTGTTTTTTATACATCGGCAGCTGGTCTCAGCCATTACTGGCAGGACAAGCATAAGGCGGAATGGTTCGGTCCTGACAAGCTGAAGCTTGCGAAGGCAGCCGTAAAACAGCCCGTTCAGCCCAAAGCTACTCTGATGAAGGCCCCGCCGGCAGTGCAGACAGCACTTAAGCAGGCGGCAGCCAAGGGGAGTCAGACCGTAAACAAAGTGAGCACGGCATCTCAGCACAATCCCCCCCTTAAATTGTTCTTCTCCCGGACAAAGCTACTAAGCCAGGAACAGCAAGCGGAAGCAACCTGGAGCTACGCCGTATCCGAAGAAGACCTGCTACTGCTGCAGAAGATTGTAATGGCAGAAGCGGAGGGTGAACCGTACCAGGGCAAGGTGGCAGTCGCCAACGTTGTTCTGAACCGGCTACGGTCAGCCAATTATCCCGACACTATATATGAGGTCATTTATCAGAAAAGCCAGTTCAGCCCCGTAGCAAACGGGCGTCTTAAACGTGTCACACCGAACGAGGACAGCATCAAAGCGGTCAATGCCGCTCTTTCCGGAGTGAAGGAGGTTACGGACGATACGTACTTTTTCCTGTCGCTGCAGCTGGCCCAGGATCTGACTGTTCATCATTCCCGTACCTATGCCAAGACCATCGGCAATCATACCTTTTATAAATAA
- a CDS encoding glycosyltransferase, translating to MRKKRVLLFSEGFGTGHTGAAYALAEGIRLLNPDVQCRVIELGKFLNPTVAPWILSAYRKTVSSQPRLVGMMYKTQYHKSLNRLTRAALHRVFYTHAKKVVQQLKPDLIICSHPIPAAVISRLKQQGLNIPLYTLITDYDAHGSWVNPEADRYLVSTLRVKSILTGRGVPPELVTVTGIPVHPKFWERSNKTLLRKELGLADIPTVLIMGGGWGLMFGGDVMDSLTARMDQIQLIFCMGSNDKLVAKMRSTPLLNHPNVKILGYSSEINKLMDAADLLITKPGGMTCTEGQAKGIPMLFYNAIPGQEEKNCQYFVELGLAEVLDSQVVDKWFSLLLREYAGIEEQRRRRLALERQQPHNCASTVLQLLGKTADGAAELRSARAQARTEEAVYVTP from the coding sequence ATGCGAAAGAAAAGAGTACTGCTGTTTTCGGAAGGCTTCGGCACGGGCCATACAGGGGCAGCCTATGCTCTGGCCGAAGGAATCAGACTGCTTAACCCGGACGTTCAATGCCGGGTCATTGAGCTGGGCAAATTCCTGAATCCTACGGTTGCGCCTTGGATTCTTTCTGCTTACCGCAAGACAGTCAGCAGCCAGCCCAGACTGGTCGGCATGATGTATAAAACCCAATATCATAAATCATTGAATCGGCTGACCCGGGCAGCACTGCACCGGGTTTTTTATACTCATGCCAAAAAGGTGGTGCAGCAGCTCAAGCCCGATCTGATCATCTGCTCCCACCCGATTCCTGCCGCCGTCATCTCCAGGCTGAAGCAGCAGGGGCTCAATATCCCGCTTTACACTCTGATTACAGATTATGATGCGCACGGCAGCTGGGTGAATCCCGAGGCTGACCGTTATCTGGTCTCCACCTTACGGGTCAAATCGATCCTTACCGGACGCGGAGTTCCGCCTGAGCTGGTCACAGTCACCGGTATACCGGTACATCCCAAGTTCTGGGAGCGTTCTAACAAAACGCTTCTGCGGAAGGAGCTCGGGCTCGCCGATATTCCGACAGTACTGATTATGGGCGGAGGCTGGGGGCTGATGTTCGGGGGCGATGTCATGGATTCGCTCACTGCAAGAATGGATCAGATTCAACTGATCTTCTGCATGGGCAGTAATGATAAGCTTGTTGCCAAAATGCGCTCCACCCCCCTGCTGAATCATCCCAATGTGAAAATTCTGGGCTACAGCAGTGAAATTAACAAGCTGATGGATGCTGCTGACCTGCTGATAACGAAACCGGGCGGGATGACTTGTACTGAAGGCCAGGCCAAAGGAATCCCGATGCTGTTCTACAATGCCATTCCCGGCCAGGAGGAGAAGAACTGCCAGTATTTCGTGGAGCTCGGCCTTGCCGAGGTGCTTGATTCACAGGTAGTGGACAAATGGTTCTCCCTCCTGCTGCGGGAATATGCGGGGATCGAGGAGCAGCGCAGACGCCGGCTTGCCCTGGAGCGCCAGCAGCCGCACAACTGCGCTTCCACTGTACTGCAGCTGCTGGGCAAGACCGCGGACGGTGCAGCTGAGCTGCGGAGCGCCCGGGCCCAGGCCCGGACAGAAGAGGCTGTTTATGTTACACCCTGA
- a CDS encoding TetR/AcrR family transcriptional regulator yields the protein MAVVDRRQLVLQAATKCFSLFGYKATTMDQVAKIANVGKGTIYTFFTNKEQLFDEILRDVISEMKHIAEREIRRDKPFFDNLHRVLDALLEFRSEHELFIKLSQESRDFGTPQAGDGLDKLESVVLEYLEREVEQAIKHGEIKPCDSKIVSIVMFRLYIVLTAELNKVHVPLSKEQIKDYFHLFLADGLAEQALNC from the coding sequence GTGGCTGTGGTAGATCGAAGGCAGCTGGTGCTTCAGGCCGCAACGAAATGTTTTTCATTATTCGGCTATAAGGCAACGACAATGGATCAGGTCGCAAAGATTGCCAATGTCGGGAAAGGTACGATATATACCTTTTTTACGAACAAGGAGCAGCTGTTTGATGAGATTCTGCGTGATGTCATTAGCGAGATGAAGCATATCGCCGAGCGGGAGATCAGACGGGATAAGCCGTTTTTTGATAACCTGCACAGGGTACTGGATGCACTGCTTGAATTTCGTAGCGAACACGAGCTGTTTATCAAGCTTTCCCAGGAAAGTCGCGATTTCGGAACGCCGCAGGCCGGTGACGGGCTCGACAAGCTTGAGAGCGTAGTGCTGGAATATCTGGAACGGGAGGTGGAACAGGCCATAAAGCATGGAGAGATCAAGCCGTGCGACTCCAAGATCGTATCTATAGTAATGTTCAGGCTGTACATCGTGCTGACTGCTGAGCTTAATAAGGTGCATGTACCTTTGAGCAAGGAGCAGATCAAGGATTATTTTCATTTGTTTTTGGCAGATGGCCTGGCTGAGCAAGCATTGAACTGCTGA
- a CDS encoding YhgE/Pip domain-containing protein encodes MKSLSVFFKDLGAALKNPKVLIPMFVVLFIPVLYSGLFLKAFWDPYGKMNELPVAVVNEDKGAEYEGSQLTAGSDLVEELKKTDGFKWNFVTRAEAEAGLDDDTYYMAIIVPEDFSASATTLLEADPQPAKIIYEPNEGYNFLAGQIGGTAVKDIKTKVSAKITEAYTTSVFDKITDIADGLGDAGDGATQIADGAAKLDDGALKLKDNLLVLTEGTGKLVEGVAPLTEGVTALNTGAAALESGSSALAGGLEQLSAAHKKLQAGVTQTADGSKQLSAGLKKTEAGAKALQAGTQSAVDGTAKLAAGTQSVVDGSSKLAAGLTDANEGSAKLEAGLQASKEGSAKVSAAAKAVSDGLQQLAKSNPQLAASADVQKLLAASAAVAEGTAQLDQSQQQLLAGATSLHSGHGQLVQGANQLQAGTQQLDAGVTQLHEGAQQLNAGSTQLLAGQQQLLAGAAKLETGGGTLSAGMQQFGAKLDEAAAGGAKLADGGKALEAGTSKLLAGAGQLSSGLSSVADGSKKLSDGAGQLKDGLDELKSGSGELASKLGDAASQTSTVNKTDALVSMFAQPVQIEEVKVSAVPNYGTGFAPYFLSLGLFVGALICTLVIPMSSSEVPGASRFNRFISRTLTFSMMSVLQSLMAAVIVLYGLGLEVQNVALFYAFTFITSISFMWMIQAIVTWLDQPGRFVVIVILIFQLTTSAGTFPLELIPGWMKFFNPLLPMTYSVRGFKAAISTGNYDVMWSDAGVLAIYGIVFLALTFTYFMTRSQENEITVKSEQVLTV; translated from the coding sequence ATGAAATCTTTATCCGTCTTTTTTAAGGACCTGGGCGCGGCGCTGAAAAATCCCAAGGTGCTGATTCCCATGTTCGTCGTCCTGTTCATTCCCGTACTGTATAGCGGATTGTTCCTCAAGGCATTCTGGGACCCGTACGGTAAAATGAATGAGCTGCCTGTTGCCGTAGTTAATGAGGATAAAGGCGCTGAATACGAGGGCTCCCAGCTTACCGCCGGCAGTGATCTGGTGGAGGAGCTCAAAAAAACCGACGGGTTCAAGTGGAATTTCGTAACCCGGGCCGAGGCTGAGGCCGGGCTGGACGATGATACGTATTACATGGCGATTATCGTTCCGGAGGACTTCTCTGCCAGCGCAACGACGCTGCTGGAGGCTGATCCGCAGCCGGCCAAAATCATTTATGAGCCTAATGAAGGCTATAACTTCCTGGCCGGTCAGATCGGCGGAACTGCCGTAAAGGATATCAAGACTAAAGTCTCTGCCAAAATCACAGAAGCCTATACGACTTCTGTATTCGATAAGATTACGGATATCGCTGACGGGCTCGGCGATGCCGGTGACGGAGCTACGCAAATTGCTGACGGCGCGGCCAAGCTGGATGACGGTGCGCTCAAGCTGAAGGATAATCTGCTTGTGCTGACTGAGGGCACCGGCAAGCTGGTAGAGGGTGTAGCTCCGCTGACCGAAGGCGTAACCGCCCTTAATACCGGTGCCGCAGCGCTGGAGAGCGGCAGCAGCGCCCTGGCAGGCGGACTTGAGCAATTGTCCGCCGCACATAAGAAGCTGCAGGCCGGCGTAACGCAGACTGCGGACGGCAGCAAGCAGCTTAGCGCAGGCCTGAAGAAGACTGAAGCCGGAGCGAAGGCTCTGCAGGCCGGTACACAGTCGGCAGTAGACGGAACAGCGAAGCTTGCGGCCGGCACACAATCTGTTGTGGACGGCAGCAGTAAGCTGGCGGCCGGACTGACGGACGCGAATGAAGGCAGTGCGAAGCTGGAAGCCGGCCTGCAGGCTTCCAAGGAAGGCAGCGCGAAGGTTAGCGCCGCTGCCAAAGCAGTATCAGACGGCCTGCAGCAGCTGGCCAAGTCGAACCCGCAGCTTGCTGCAAGCGCAGATGTGCAGAAGCTGCTGGCCGCAAGCGCTGCTGTAGCCGAGGGCACAGCGCAGCTCGATCAGAGCCAGCAGCAGCTGCTGGCTGGCGCGACCTCGCTGCACAGCGGCCACGGCCAGCTGGTGCAGGGCGCGAACCAGCTGCAGGCGGGAACGCAGCAGCTGGACGCGGGGGTTACGCAGCTGCATGAAGGTGCGCAGCAGCTCAATGCAGGCAGCACGCAGCTGCTGGCCGGGCAGCAGCAGCTCCTGGCCGGCGCAGCGAAGCTGGAAACCGGCGGCGGCACGCTGTCGGCCGGGATGCAGCAGTTCGGCGCGAAGCTGGACGAAGCAGCCGCAGGCGGAGCGAAGCTGGCTGACGGCGGCAAAGCGCTGGAGGCGGGCACCTCTAAGCTGCTGGCAGGCGCAGGCCAGCTGAGCAGCGGCCTTAGCTCGGTGGCGGACGGCTCGAAGAAGCTCAGCGACGGTGCAGGCCAGCTGAAGGACGGCCTCGACGAGCTGAAGTCCGGCTCCGGCGAGCTTGCTTCGAAGCTTGGAGACGCAGCTTCCCAGACCAGCACCGTGAACAAGACGGATGCGCTGGTGTCCATGTTCGCACAGCCTGTACAGATTGAAGAAGTGAAGGTCAGTGCAGTACCGAATTACGGCACAGGCTTTGCTCCTTACTTCCTGTCGCTCGGATTGTTTGTAGGCGCGCTGATCTGCACGCTGGTCATTCCAATGAGCAGCTCCGAAGTTCCGGGTGCCAGCCGGTTCAACCGTTTCATCAGCCGTACGCTGACCTTCTCGATGATGAGTGTGCTCCAGTCGCTGATGGCAGCAGTTATTGTACTGTACGGCCTTGGCCTTGAGGTACAGAACGTAGCCTTGTTCTACGCGTTTACCTTCATAACCAGCATTTCGTTCATGTGGATGATCCAGGCGATTGTAACCTGGCTGGATCAGCCTGGACGGTTTGTTGTCATCGTGATCCTGATCTTCCAGCTGACAACCAGTGCAGGCACCTTCCCGCTGGAGCTGATTCCCGGCTGGATGAAGTTCTTCAACCCGCTGCTTCCGATGACTTACAGCGTCCGCGGATTTAAGGCAGCAATTTCCACCGGTAATTACGATGTAATGTGGAGCGATGCGGGAGTATTGGCCATTTATGGGATAGTATTCCTGGCCCTGACCTTCACTTACTTCATGACCCGCAGCCAGGAGAATGAAATTACTGTAAAAAGTGAACAAGTGTTGACTGTATAA
- the gltB gene encoding glutamate synthase large subunit: MRHTELPNKQGLYDPQFEKDACGMGFVAHIKGKPSHDIVSNALTMLFNMEHRGGQGSEPNSGDGAGIMLQIPHRFFAGEASKLGFELPDQGQYGVGMIFLSHNEEIRAGHEALLSEIIAEEGQVVLGYRDVPTYDEMLGKTAKAAKPYVRQVFIGRSAGLADELAFERKLFVIRKRAELAIRYGGVEEAESFYMPSMSCRKIVYKGMLTTEQVGQFYLDLQNEELESAIALVHSRFSTNTFPSWERAHPYRFMIHNGEINTLRGNVNWMHARQSLFKSEMFGESLGKIKPIVNPDGSDTAMFDNTFEFLYLSGRSLPHVAMMMVPEPWSNHETMSDDKKAFYEYHSTLMEPWDGPAAMGFTDGVQIGAMLDRNGLRPARYYVTKDDMIILSSEAGVLDIPAEDVLYKDRLKPGRMLLVDTKQGRIISDEEVKAQIASEEPYRQWLDEHLIGLDQLPEAPELPNPKHDNVQQLQQSFGYTFEDLRKVLEPMASTGAEAVGSMGYDAPLAVLSDRPQRLYNYFKQMFAQVTNPPIDAIREELVTSTATTIGPERNLLKPEPESCRQISLDSPILSNEDFAKIRHVRRAGFKSMSIPILFPAELGAEGMRIALERMNEAADRVMAKGHNILILSDRGVDRENAAIPALLAVSSLHHHLIRSGSRTKVSILLESGEPREVHHYALLLGYGVSAVNPYLAFESLDDMIGQGLLRGISHEKAVKNYIKAATKSVVKILSKMGISTIQSYRGAQIFEAVGLSTEFVDRYFTWTPSRIGGIGLEEVAAEALSHHNRAFTEKDGNDKVLDSGGDYQWRSDGEDHLFNPQTIHLLQHSVRSGDYSLYKKYAALVQGETKKHQTIRSMLEFKSVNQPVPLDEVEPAESIMKRFKTGAMSFGSISKEAHETLAIAMNRIGGKSNTGEGGEDPARFIPDANGDSRRSAIKQVASGRFGVTSNYLVNADEIQIKMAQGAKPGEGGQLPGRKVYPWVAEVRGSTAGVGLISPPPHHDIYSIEDLAELIYDLKNANPRASINVKLVSEVGVGTIAAGVAKGRADIILISGYDGGTGASPMNSIRHAGLPWELGLAETHQTLMLNNLRDRVVLETDGKMLSGRDLAVAVLLGAEEYGFATAPLVAVGCIMMRVCQMDTCPVGVATQNPDLRKNFTGDPQHVVNFMTFVAQDLREIMAELGFRTIEEMVGRTDCLDAVRASDHWKKKGVDLSSLLHTPAMPEGSTRFRSKFQNHGLEETIDVSKLLDLAAPALESGQAVEVSLPITNVNRAVGTILGSELTRKYGAAGLPDDTIRLNFTGSAGQSLGAFVPKGITITVEGDSNDYVGKGLSGGKLIIKPSPKATFAAEDNIIIGNTALYGATGGEAYINGIAGERFAVRNSGANVVVEGAGDHGCEYMTGGRVVVLGATGRNFAAGMSGGIAYVYDPENSFIKRCNLEMVLLERVEEADEAAELHKLISRHAELTGSAVAGRILDSWEAALPKFIRVIPKDYKRMLEQIRKVEQTGLTGEAALMAAFEANMRELARVGG, translated from the coding sequence ATGAGACACACTGAACTGCCCAACAAACAAGGTCTTTATGATCCCCAGTTCGAAAAAGATGCATGCGGCATGGGCTTTGTTGCCCATATTAAAGGTAAACCTTCCCATGATATCGTAAGCAACGCTTTGACTATGCTCTTTAATATGGAGCATCGCGGTGGACAGGGAAGCGAGCCGAACTCCGGTGACGGAGCCGGCATTATGCTGCAAATTCCGCACCGTTTCTTTGCCGGTGAAGCCAGTAAGCTTGGCTTTGAGCTGCCGGATCAGGGCCAATATGGCGTGGGTATGATCTTTTTGTCTCATAACGAGGAGATCCGCGCCGGTCATGAAGCTCTGCTCAGCGAAATTATTGCTGAAGAAGGCCAGGTGGTGCTGGGATACCGTGATGTTCCCACCTATGATGAAATGCTGGGCAAAACCGCTAAGGCTGCCAAGCCTTATGTACGCCAGGTGTTTATCGGCCGTTCGGCAGGCCTTGCTGATGAGCTGGCCTTTGAGCGCAAGCTGTTTGTAATCCGCAAGCGTGCAGAGCTCGCTATCCGCTACGGCGGTGTTGAAGAGGCTGAATCCTTTTATATGCCAAGCATGTCCTGCCGCAAGATCGTATACAAAGGCATGCTGACAACTGAGCAGGTCGGCCAGTTCTACCTCGATCTGCAGAATGAAGAGCTGGAGTCGGCAATCGCCCTCGTCCACTCCCGTTTCAGCACCAATACGTTCCCGAGCTGGGAACGTGCCCACCCGTACCGCTTCATGATCCACAATGGTGAGATCAACACGCTGCGGGGGAATGTGAACTGGATGCATGCCCGCCAGTCCTTGTTCAAGAGTGAAATGTTCGGGGAATCCCTGGGCAAGATCAAGCCGATTGTGAATCCGGATGGTTCCGATACTGCTATGTTCGATAACACTTTTGAATTCCTTTATCTCAGCGGACGCTCGCTGCCGCATGTGGCCATGATGATGGTACCTGAGCCTTGGAGCAACCATGAGACTATGAGCGACGATAAGAAGGCGTTCTATGAATACCACAGCACCCTGATGGAGCCGTGGGACGGACCTGCCGCAATGGGCTTTACCGACGGTGTGCAAATCGGTGCGATGCTTGACCGTAACGGTCTGCGTCCGGCGCGTTATTATGTAACCAAAGACGATATGATTATTCTCTCCTCGGAAGCGGGAGTGCTTGATATTCCGGCAGAGGATGTACTATACAAAGACCGGCTGAAACCGGGACGCATGCTGCTGGTTGATACGAAGCAGGGACGGATTATCTCCGACGAGGAGGTTAAAGCCCAAATCGCTTCTGAAGAGCCTTACCGGCAATGGCTGGATGAGCATCTGATCGGTCTTGATCAGCTTCCTGAAGCGCCTGAGCTTCCGAATCCTAAGCATGACAATGTGCAGCAGCTGCAGCAGTCGTTCGGCTATACCTTTGAAGACCTGCGCAAGGTGCTGGAGCCTATGGCTTCCACCGGCGCCGAAGCGGTCGGCTCGATGGGCTATGATGCCCCGCTGGCCGTGCTTTCGGACCGTCCGCAGCGTCTATACAACTACTTTAAACAAATGTTCGCGCAGGTAACCAATCCGCCGATCGATGCCATCCGTGAGGAGCTGGTTACTTCCACCGCGACTACAATCGGTCCGGAACGCAACCTGCTGAAGCCTGAGCCGGAGAGCTGCCGGCAGATTTCCCTGGATTCGCCGATCCTCTCCAATGAGGATTTCGCCAAGATCCGCCACGTCCGCCGTGCCGGCTTCAAGTCGATGTCGATTCCGATCCTGTTCCCGGCTGAGCTTGGGGCCGAAGGTATGCGCATCGCCCTTGAGCGCATGAATGAGGCGGCTGACCGTGTAATGGCCAAGGGCCACAATATCCTTATCCTGTCTGACCGCGGCGTAGACCGTGAGAATGCGGCTATTCCGGCGCTGCTGGCTGTATCCAGCCTGCATCACCATCTGATCCGCTCCGGATCACGGACCAAGGTCAGCATCCTGCTGGAGTCCGGCGAGCCGCGTGAAGTGCATCACTACGCGCTGCTGCTCGGTTACGGTGTGAGCGCTGTTAACCCTTATCTTGCTTTTGAGAGTCTGGACGACATGATCGGCCAGGGTCTGCTGCGCGGCATCTCGCATGAGAAGGCTGTTAAGAACTATATCAAGGCTGCAACGAAGAGCGTAGTTAAGATATTATCCAAAATGGGCATTTCCACAATCCAGTCCTACCGCGGCGCACAGATTTTTGAAGCTGTCGGTTTGAGCACAGAATTCGTGGACCGTTACTTTACCTGGACGCCTTCCCGTATCGGCGGGATCGGCCTTGAAGAAGTGGCGGCTGAAGCACTTTCTCATCATAACCGTGCCTTCACCGAGAAGGACGGCAATGACAAGGTGCTTGACTCCGGCGGTGATTACCAGTGGCGCAGTGACGGGGAAGATCATCTGTTTAATCCGCAGACCATCCATCTGCTTCAGCATTCCGTGCGGAGCGGGGACTACAGCCTGTACAAGAAATATGCGGCACTCGTTCAGGGTGAGACCAAGAAGCACCAGACGATCCGCTCCATGCTGGAATTCAAATCCGTGAACCAGCCGGTTCCACTGGATGAAGTTGAGCCGGCGGAATCGATTATGAAACGCTTTAAGACCGGTGCCATGTCGTTTGGTTCCATCAGTAAGGAAGCTCACGAGACACTGGCTATCGCAATGAACCGCATCGGCGGCAAGAGCAACACCGGCGAGGGCGGGGAAGACCCGGCCCGCTTTATCCCTGACGCTAACGGCGATTCCCGCCGCAGTGCGATCAAGCAGGTGGCATCGGGACGCTTCGGTGTTACCTCGAACTACCTGGTGAACGCTGATGAAATTCAGATCAAGATGGCACAGGGAGCGAAGCCGGGTGAAGGCGGACAACTTCCGGGACGTAAGGTATACCCTTGGGTAGCTGAAGTACGCGGTTCTACAGCAGGTGTAGGTCTGATCTCGCCGCCGCCGCACCATGACATCTATTCCATCGAGGATTTGGCAGAGCTGATTTATGATCTGAAGAACGCCAATCCGCGGGCCAGCATCAACGTGAAGCTGGTATCCGAGGTGGGTGTCGGAACGATTGCTGCCGGCGTAGCCAAAGGCCGTGCCGACATTATCCTGATCAGCGGTTATGACGGTGGTACCGGGGCTTCCCCGATGAACTCGATCCGCCATGCCGGTCTGCCGTGGGAGCTCGGGCTTGCCGAGACTCACCAGACGCTTATGCTGAACAATCTGCGTGACCGTGTTGTACTGGAAACCGACGGAAAAATGCTCAGCGGACGCGACCTCGCGGTAGCAGTCCTGCTGGGAGCGGAAGAATACGGATTCGCAACAGCGCCGCTCGTAGCGGTTGGCTGTATCATGATGCGCGTCTGCCAGATGGATACCTGTCCGGTCGGCGTAGCTACCCAGAATCCGGATCTGCGTAAAAACTTTACCGGCGATCCGCAGCATGTCGTTAACTTTATGACCTTTGTAGCCCAGGATTTGCGCGAAATCATGGCAGAGCTTGGCTTCCGCACCATCGAAGAGATGGTAGGACGCACTGACTGTCTTGATGCTGTACGTGCTTCGGACCACTGGAAGAAGAAAGGCGTTGATCTGAGCAGTCTGCTGCACACTCCGGCTATGCCGGAAGGAAGCACACGCTTCCGCAGCAAATTCCAGAACCACGGCCTGGAAGAGACAATCGATGTATCGAAGCTGCTCGATCTGGCTGCTCCGGCGCTGGAATCCGGCCAGGCGGTAGAGGTATCGCTGCCGATTACCAACGTCAACCGTGCCGTAGGTACAATCCTGGGAAGTGAGCTGACCCGTAAATACGGAGCGGCAGGGCTGCCGGATGATACCATCCGCCTGAACTTCACCGGCTCTGCCGGACAGAGTCTAGGAGCGTTCGTGCCGAAGGGAATTACGATTACGGTCGAAGGCGACTCCAATGACTATGTAGGTAAAGGATTGTCCGGCGGCAAGCTGATTATCAAGCCGTCACCTAAGGCTACCTTTGCTGCAGAAGACAACATCATTATCGGAAATACGGCGCTCTACGGGGCAACCGGCGGTGAAGCGTATATCAACGGTATCGCTGGTGAACGGTTTGCTGTGCGTAACTCCGGCGCGAACGTAGTTGTTGAAGGCGCGGGCGACCACGGCTGTGAATATATGACCGGCGGCCGCGTAGTCGTACTGGGTGCGACCGGCCGCAACTTCGCGGCAGGGATGTCCGGCGGTATCGCCTATGTCTATGATCCGGAGAACAGCTTCATCAAACGCTGCAACCTGGAAATGGTTCTGCTGGAGCGTGTTGAGGAGGCTGACGAAGCAGCCGAGCTGCACAAGCTGATCTCGCGCCATGCTGAGCTTACCGGCAGTGCTGTTGCAGGCCGGATTCTCGACAGCTGGGAAGCTGCCCTGCCTAAGTTCATCCGTGTCATTCCGAAGGACTACAAACGGATGCTTGAGCAGATCCGCAAGGTGGAGCAGACCGGCCTGACCGGCGAAGCTGCCCTGATGGCTGCTTTTGAAGCCAATATGCGCGAACTTGCGCGTGTCGGAGGCTAA